A DNA window from Ranitomeya imitator isolate aRanImi1 chromosome 2, aRanImi1.pri, whole genome shotgun sequence contains the following coding sequences:
- the LOC138661778 gene encoding cytochrome P450 2G1-like isoform X1, translating into MAMGARCAPAFANLFLGWWEHTVVYVSNFFINKCNFWILRLNVRMANYLLVFIASPQRLIVCWSIVASIQNIRGMAFRGDNSSGHDEIVPMTRIFVGKPMILRRDLGGGITPRNVSLGPIREQKYRHRTPYWSLQRRKRTNLCASLPDTILSGTRLQATMELGVSGTLLFAVLLSLVLYFFAWRRNLKRKNMPPGPPPLPLLGTLLHVSTKEMPQSLMKLSETYGPVFTIYLSSAPAVVLIGYDCVKEALIDNGNMFSFRGPSEVGDLLFKDYGMILTNGERWKQLRRFSLSTLRNFGMGKRSIEERIQEEARYLTEEIGKNEGTAFDPTHLLTLAVSNVICSVVFGKRFDYEDVKFRTLLTLLKELILLMSSTWGILLNIFPKTLSFIPGPHQKIFTNLEKLKDFIAESLENHKVTLDPNCPRDFIDCFLIKMEEEKSNPKTEFHFDNLFGTVMDLFFAGTETTSTTLKNGLLYLLKYPDVESKIQKEMDQVIGRNQCPSVDDRVKMPYTDAVIHEIQRFADITPLGLPHGSGQDTTFRGYHIPKDIVIFPALTSVLKDPKYFKNPKQFDPTNFLNDNGSFRKNEAFVPFSLGKRSCIGEGLARMELFLFLTNILQNFHLKPVVAPEDIDITPEPNKNGAIPRTYQMIVIPR; encoded by the exons ATGGCAATGGGAGCGCGCTGCGCCCCAGCTTTtgcaaacctttttttagggtggtgggagcacACTGTCGTCTATGTCTCCAATTTCTTCATCAATAAG TGCAATTTCTGGATCTTGAGGTTAAATGTCAGAATGGCAAATTATCTACTTGTCTTTATCGCAAGCCCACAGCGGTTAATAGTCTGTTGGAGTATCGTAGCTTCCATCCAAAACATACGAGGGATGGCATTCCGAGGGGACAATTCCTCAGGGCACGACGAAATTGTACCGATGACGAGGATTTTCGTAGGGAAGCCCATGATCTTACGGAGAGATTTAGGAGGAGGAATTACCCCAAGAAATGTATCTCTCGGGCCTATCAGAGAGCAAAAATACAGACACAGGACACCTTACTGGTCCCTACAAAGAAGGAAACGGACAAATTTGTGTGCTTCATTACCGGATACCATACTCAGTGGAACCAG ATTACAGGCTACAATGGAGCTGGGAGTATCCGGGACTCTCCTGTTCGCCGTCTTGCTCAGCCTCGTCCTGTATTTCTTCGCATGGAGGAGAAATCTTAAGCGGAAAAATATGCCCCCCGGACCACCGCCGCTGCCCTTACTGGGCACCTTGCTGCATGTGAGCACTAAGGAAATGCCACAGTCTCTGATGAAG CTGAGTGAGACCTATGGTCCGGTTTTCACCATCTACCTGTCCAGCGCACCTGCAGTGGTCCTTATCGGCTATGATTGTGTGAAAGAAGCTTTGATAGACAATGGGAATATGTTCAGCTTTAGAGGACCCTCAGAAGTTGGAGATCTACTCTTCAAAGATTATG GAATGATATTGACCAATGGTGAAAGATGGAAACAGTTACGCAGATTTTCTCTTTCTACCCTGAGAAATTTTGGAATGGGGAAAAGGAGCATTGAAGAACGTATACAAGAAGAAGCGCGATACTTAACGGAAGAGATTGGGAAGAATGAAG GCACCGCCTTTGACCCCACACATCTGCTGACCTTGGCTGTGTCCAATGTTATCTGCTCAGTTGTGTTTGGAAAACGTTTTGACTATGAAGATGTCAAATTTAGGACCCTTCTTACTTTACTAAAAGAACTAATTTTACTTATGTCTTCCACTTGGGGAATT cttcTCAATATCTTTCCCAAGACCCTCAGCTTTATTCCCGGACCCCACCAGAAGATATTTACAAATCTGGAGAAACTGAAAGACTTTATTGCAGAATCTTTGGAAAATCACAAAGTGACCCTTGACCCAAATTGTCCTCGGGATTTCATTGACTGCTTCCTAATAAAGATGGAGGAG GAGAAGAGCAATCCAAAAACTGAATTCCACTTTGATAACTTATTTGGCACAGTCATGGACCTCTTTTTCGCTGGCACAGAAACGACAAGCACAACCCTGAAGAATGGTTTACTCTACTTGCTCAAATATCCAGACGTGGAAA GTAAGATTCAGAAGGAGATGGATCAGGTGATTGGCCGGAATCAATGTCCTTCAGTAGACGATCGAGTCAAGATGCCTTATACAGATGCTGTTATACATGAAATTCAGAGGTTCGCAGACATCACACCATTGGGACTTCCACATGGATCCGGTCAAGACACAACATTTCGAGGATACCACATTCCCAAG GATATTGTAATTTTTCCAGCGCTGACATCAGTCTTGAAGGATCCAAAATATTTTAAGAATCCAAAACAATTTGATCCCACAAACTTTCTGAATGACAATGGCAGCTTCCGGAAGAATGAAGCGTTTGTGCCTTTCTCATTAG GCAAAAGAAGTTGCATTGGAGAAGGTCTGGCACGGATGGAATTATTCCTGTTTCTGACAAATATATTACAGAATTTTCACCTGAAACCAGTAGTAGCCCCAGAGGATATTGATATCACCCCAGAACCAAATAAAAATGGGGCAATACCAAGGACGTACCAGATGATTGTGATCCCCAGATGA
- the LOC138661778 gene encoding cytochrome P450 2G1-like isoform X2 has product MELGVSGTLLFAVLLSLVLYFFAWRRNLKRKNMPPGPPPLPLLGTLLHVSTKEMPQSLMKLSETYGPVFTIYLSSAPAVVLIGYDCVKEALIDNGNMFSFRGPSEVGDLLFKDYGMILTNGERWKQLRRFSLSTLRNFGMGKRSIEERIQEEARYLTEEIGKNEGTAFDPTHLLTLAVSNVICSVVFGKRFDYEDVKFRTLLTLLKELILLMSSTWGILLNIFPKTLSFIPGPHQKIFTNLEKLKDFIAESLENHKVTLDPNCPRDFIDCFLIKMEEEKSNPKTEFHFDNLFGTVMDLFFAGTETTSTTLKNGLLYLLKYPDVESKIQKEMDQVIGRNQCPSVDDRVKMPYTDAVIHEIQRFADITPLGLPHGSGQDTTFRGYHIPKDIVIFPALTSVLKDPKYFKNPKQFDPTNFLNDNGSFRKNEAFVPFSLGKRSCIGEGLARMELFLFLTNILQNFHLKPVVAPEDIDITPEPNKNGAIPRTYQMIVIPR; this is encoded by the exons ATGGAGCTGGGAGTATCCGGGACTCTCCTGTTCGCCGTCTTGCTCAGCCTCGTCCTGTATTTCTTCGCATGGAGGAGAAATCTTAAGCGGAAAAATATGCCCCCCGGACCACCGCCGCTGCCCTTACTGGGCACCTTGCTGCATGTGAGCACTAAGGAAATGCCACAGTCTCTGATGAAG CTGAGTGAGACCTATGGTCCGGTTTTCACCATCTACCTGTCCAGCGCACCTGCAGTGGTCCTTATCGGCTATGATTGTGTGAAAGAAGCTTTGATAGACAATGGGAATATGTTCAGCTTTAGAGGACCCTCAGAAGTTGGAGATCTACTCTTCAAAGATTATG GAATGATATTGACCAATGGTGAAAGATGGAAACAGTTACGCAGATTTTCTCTTTCTACCCTGAGAAATTTTGGAATGGGGAAAAGGAGCATTGAAGAACGTATACAAGAAGAAGCGCGATACTTAACGGAAGAGATTGGGAAGAATGAAG GCACCGCCTTTGACCCCACACATCTGCTGACCTTGGCTGTGTCCAATGTTATCTGCTCAGTTGTGTTTGGAAAACGTTTTGACTATGAAGATGTCAAATTTAGGACCCTTCTTACTTTACTAAAAGAACTAATTTTACTTATGTCTTCCACTTGGGGAATT cttcTCAATATCTTTCCCAAGACCCTCAGCTTTATTCCCGGACCCCACCAGAAGATATTTACAAATCTGGAGAAACTGAAAGACTTTATTGCAGAATCTTTGGAAAATCACAAAGTGACCCTTGACCCAAATTGTCCTCGGGATTTCATTGACTGCTTCCTAATAAAGATGGAGGAG GAGAAGAGCAATCCAAAAACTGAATTCCACTTTGATAACTTATTTGGCACAGTCATGGACCTCTTTTTCGCTGGCACAGAAACGACAAGCACAACCCTGAAGAATGGTTTACTCTACTTGCTCAAATATCCAGACGTGGAAA GTAAGATTCAGAAGGAGATGGATCAGGTGATTGGCCGGAATCAATGTCCTTCAGTAGACGATCGAGTCAAGATGCCTTATACAGATGCTGTTATACATGAAATTCAGAGGTTCGCAGACATCACACCATTGGGACTTCCACATGGATCCGGTCAAGACACAACATTTCGAGGATACCACATTCCCAAG GATATTGTAATTTTTCCAGCGCTGACATCAGTCTTGAAGGATCCAAAATATTTTAAGAATCCAAAACAATTTGATCCCACAAACTTTCTGAATGACAATGGCAGCTTCCGGAAGAATGAAGCGTTTGTGCCTTTCTCATTAG GCAAAAGAAGTTGCATTGGAGAAGGTCTGGCACGGATGGAATTATTCCTGTTTCTGACAAATATATTACAGAATTTTCACCTGAAACCAGTAGTAGCCCCAGAGGATATTGATATCACCCCAGAACCAAATAAAAATGGGGCAATACCAAGGACGTACCAGATGATTGTGATCCCCAGATGA